aactgtggagcattttttagcgccagccgtggtggtagcagctctgatgttcagaattctatgagcgtcagagctattaccaccgtggctaaaatccacactacagttttgtaaaagggggaggggttagtttgtgatttcatattccatactaggcgaaggtgtgttctgtgtgttcgaaagacatggttttttgttaggattgatggtgtaggattgatctgtactagtgtggattgtttagttttacaatagaaatatagaatatgacggcagaaaagggtcgacggcccaacaagtctgcccactctagaaccctcccttctccctacctccatcttttaagcaatcctctggagcgaccccacctgtctgtcccattgtcccttgaagtcgagcgtggttctggcctcgactacctgacgtggaagaccattccattggtcaattaccctttcggtgaagaaatatttcctggtgtccccatgaaatcttccccccctgagttttagcggatgccctcttgtcgccgtgggacccgtaagacaaaatatttcttcctccacatcaaaacggcctgtgatgtatttgaatgtttctatcatgtcccccctttccctgcgctcttcgaaagaatataagcgcagcctgctcaaacattcttcatatgggagatttttttgtcctgagaccatcctagtggccattcgctgaatcgactccattctcttcacatccttttgataatgtggcctccaaaactgaatacagtactccaggtgaggtctcaccattgatctgtacaacggcagtagCACTTCAGGCTTAtgactgataaagctccttctgatgcagcccagcatttgtctggcttttgctgttgccttctccacctgattcgcagctttcatatcttcccggatgattattcccaagtcccgttctgctgcagttctggttaggttttcaccattcagggtgtatgttctgcatggatttctgctaccaaggtgcataaccttacattttttggcattaaaattcagtttaaGCACATATAGagagaaaaaatataagaaaaaataggGGCAAAGAAAGTCAACCCAGATGAAAACCCCTCACAATCAATCACgttaataaaataagttaagcAGCCGTTAATagcaagaaaaaatatataaatatatatcataaaaaacatcaaaaaatTTTTATTCATATAACAAAGTCATAGTATCATATATAAAATCTATAAATATTAGCATATACACATATAAGATAAAACATACAACAAAAACAAGGGCTTCATGATCATGAGAAAAGAGAAGCAGAAAATCCAAAAAACTAAGAGTCAGTCCAAAAAATAATTAAAGCAGCAGCATAAGTGAAAGCTTAAGATCAGTTCAGGAACTGGCTAGAGCAGCAGCACACGTGAAAGTATAAATTCAAAAAACaggaaaaataaaagttaaataaAGTCCAATAAATCCGAGTGTACAAAAAACGGTACAATCAATGAAACAGAAATGCAGAATAGTGTTCACAAAGCAGAACTGCATCAAGTTTCCACACAATCACGAAACCCAACAGACTGTAGAATAGAAATCCTTCTCctcttcttaacttcatctttccttctttcctttaccttgacacaggccgtgtttcgaacTTTCTTTCTCAAAAGGAAGGAATAAAGCGGGCAGGAGATCAAAGAGCGGCTCATCAAATACAGAGCTCGCCGTCACTGCACAAACCGCACATGCGCCAGGCATGATTGCGCTATCAGGTTCTGCTGCGCTgcctacaatgttgcatagtttagcgtcatcggcgaataatgtaattttacctcgaagtccctgaggcagatcccttacaaagatattgaatagtattgggcccaagactgagccctgtggtactccattgGACACTTCTGACggttttgagggaataccgtttaccattaccctttggagtctaccgctaagccagtcttctaccataagaacataagaacataagcagtgcctccgccgggtcagaccataggtccatcacgcccagcagtccgctcccgcggcggcccaaacaggtcatgacctgtctaaatcaccagaaggggcccccatgccaccttggtttcctgatgagtcctatcttcccatcgaagtcctagccctccggtcttgcacatgcacgacctggttgggtttctatactttctcagtatcccacgatccctttatcccccagaaatttgtccagtctctgtttgaatccctgtaccgtactctgcccgatcacttcctccggtagcgcattccaagtgtccacgaccctttgggtgaagaaaaacttccttgcatttgttttgaacctatctcccttcggtttctccgaatgccccctcgtacctgttgtccccttcagcctgaagaatctgtccctatccaccctctctatgcccctcatgatcttgaaggtctctatcatatcacccctgagcctccttttttccagagagaagagccccagcctgtccaacctctcgccgtatgggcagtgttccagccctcttaccagtttcgttgctctcctttggactctctcaagtaccgccatgtctttcttgaggtacggtgaccaatattgaacgcagtattccagatgaggacgcaccatcgatcgatacaatggcatgatgacttcccgcgtcctggttgttatgcccctctttatgatgcccagcatcctgttggcttttttcgaggccgctgcgcactgtgcagatggcttcagtgatgcatccaccagcacacccaagtctctctcaagactgctttctcccaacaatgcccccccattttgtagttgaacaacgggttctttttccctatatgcatgaccttgcattttttcacgttaaagcgcatttgccatttgtttgcccagtcttccagcttgcagtcagtgtttctcctaggcccatcgcattcatcttgttcagtaacctacggtgtgggacactatcaaaagccttactgaattctaaatacacgatgtccagggactctcccttatccagtttctttgttacccagttaaagaaatttatcagattggattgacaagaccttccctttgtaaagccatgctggtggggatcccttagtccttcgtcatccagaatcgtgtCCAATCTGCTTTTGATCAACGTTTTcataagtttacatactattgatgtgagactcactggcctgtaattttcagcctctgacctgcatccctttttgtggagcgggataatgttggcagttttccagtccaaggaaACTTTTCCCTTTGTTtggaaagattaaaaagctcagccaacggttctgccagaacatctctcaattcccgaagtactctggggtgtaggttatccgggcCCATGGCTTTGTTCTCCTTTATCTTTGatagttcgtggtagacattgccCGCGGTAATTGGAAAGTCCCGGAATGAGTTCTCCGAACACCCTTTTGTCTGGTATCTTTTGCAGGAGAAATTTTCTGCAAAAGttcattaaggggaatggttttagtctctagctctgacagacctctacgacattttagcgctgacggatcctaatacttttccctccctatgctgagacggatccgtcagagctaaattgtcatcgaggtctgtcagagccagaaactacaaatggcatggacctcagatttttaaggacttgtggttttagatctgcgaggtccgtgaggtccacgttttaccccctTCCCTGAAATGAACAGTTAaggctctggaacttgttgccagaggatgtggtaacaatgGTTACTGTATCTgagtttaaaaagggtttggacaagttcctggaagaaaattccatagtctgctattgaaatagacattggggaagccactgcttgcccagggATAGGTAGCATGagatgttgctactttttggatttTTGTTGTGACcaggattggtcactgttggaagcagaataCTTCTGGGCTAGATGAAACATTGGTGTGACCCAAtatggctaatcttatgttcatatgttgtTGTCCATTTCtcatttctcctctcttgttccattctCTCACTACACCCTCTCTTTCCACCcctgggtccaacatctctcttctgtCCCCCACATCCAACATCTTTTCTTCagtcttcctttccctcctccctgtgtataagatttttctgtctttgttccctccctccccccccccattaccctcGGGTCCATCATTccaactctcttcctctcttccccctccccccttctgcaTATGTATtgaatgtttaaaaaataaaaatctaggtAAGATTATTATTGGGGGAGTTGCCTTGGATTACTAGTGGTGTCAGTGTCAGCACTCCACTCAGGCTGTCTCCAGGGTGACCCGCAGGGCTTTTTCTTTGCCAGATCTCACCAgctagaaacaggaagttgcatcagaggggcgGGGTCTAGCAGAGGAAAGGCCACACAGGTTGCCCAAATACAGACTAGGTGAAGCTCTACTGCTCATGGAATTGCAACATTGTGTGGACCTGGGTGAATATATtgtactaaatgaaaagatagatatacttggcatctctgagacctggtagaaggaagataaccagaGATAGGTTTGATCAAATTGGTGGAGGAGTAGTTTTATATGTTAAGTagggccttgaatcaaatagATAAAAAATTCTACAGGAACCAAAACACACCttagaatccctatgggtagaaattccatgtgtaaaggcaaaaaggatagtgataggagtgtactaccatccGCCTGgccaggatgaacagacagatgcagAAATGTTATTAAAATTAGGGAGGCTAATGaacaataatgggtgatttcttGTACTCTTGGCATTGACTGGGTacatgtaacatcagggcatgttGGGGAGGTAAAATTCttagatgaaatcaaggactgtttCATTGAGcaactggttcaggaactgacaagagaagaaacaattctagacctagttctcagtGGAGCACATAAATTGGTGCAGGAGGTAATAGTGCTGGTGCCATTCagtaacagtgatcataacatgattagATTTGATATGTGGAAGGGGAGGAGACGGAAGGGTTAGAATACAGGACAGCATAATCAGTACCAGAATTTCATAACAATGCCTGCTGAGGTATCTTGGCCAAAGTATTTGAAAATGGTAACTGCAAGTGTTCTAGCTATGTTTGCAGGAGCACAAGTTGTGCACAACTATTACAAACCTGATCTTAGTGTGCCTGAAATTCCTCCCAAGCCTGGGGGCCTCAGAACTGAATTGTTGGGCTTAAAATGAAGATGCTCAGAAGATCAGATGCTCAGAATTCACAGTAGCAATCAGCAGTTGGTACAGTAACGGTATCAGATTTGTCATACTAGAAAAGATGACTGGAACATGTTTAGAAAAATCACTTGTGTGATATAAATGGGGAGATATTATGTTTTATACTGTGACTTTTCACATTGATATAGCACTCCTATTAATCACAGTTTTATCTTCTAAATATATTATTTATAAAAACTAATAAGATAATATGAATATATATCAtaaggtgatgtgctcagaccttttACCCAATAAATAGTGCAGTCACTATAATgggtttaacaaggggaccatcattgcaaccacctgtccccgcccTCCCTCAATATTCTTAGCCTGTTATAACACTAAGatagtacttatctgaatgggGAGGCTTTAGTGTAGATGAACTTGTCTTTGTTAAACCTCATCAGTGACCAAATTAAAGTGTTAACGTGCAGTGTTAAAATCCACAACCATGATTTCGAATATctttcccgtccccccgactcgagtttcgtttccttcgtcggggagggacactatAAAAGAAAATACACTAGTTAGATCTACTTATCTTTGTTAGATTTATAAAAGATCTAAGCTATAGCTATTATTACTGTTTCAATTAAAGACTCTTCAAAGTGATGTGTTACCTGAAACCGGCAAACAGAGGTCAAACTGCTTCAAAATCTGGGAACCGAGTACCTCCTGTTACCCTGAATCTATGTATATATAGAGCGTTGAGCGGAAGAGGTTGGACTATAAACTATCCCGGATGTTAACTCTGCCTGGGAAGTATCATAATACATTATATAGCTAACCAATCTATATCTGCATTTAAACCCTGTGGGTGCAAGGTCTGCCAATTATAT
The nucleotide sequence above comes from Geotrypetes seraphini chromosome 5, aGeoSer1.1, whole genome shotgun sequence. Encoded proteins:
- the LOC117360704 gene encoding uncharacterized protein C12orf73 homolog; translation: MPAEVSWPKYLKMVTASVLAMFAGAQVVHNYYKPDLSVPEIPPKPGGLRTELLGLK